In Mustelus asterias chromosome 28, sMusAst1.hap1.1, whole genome shotgun sequence, a single window of DNA contains:
- the LOC144480201 gene encoding uncharacterized protein LOC144480201, translating to MEATVSAQEAGSRRLLCGCCLSVSGALYVLCSGFSEFFNGVFINQYRFNLPAFIALCQALLTIVVLQLLRQARLLKIKPYLLESGEIFLLPSICFSFHSVLTLWAMSSSNSSVFTFIGRFTPLATLTFMEIFNLKKRTSFSSAFLVLMVTSCTVFAGFQNFTDEVIVYVYGLLNLMFKSTYLTLIQKLGQDHKMSVLDVYYTCTINSCPLLFVYCLLHPDTPQILPSGSWSSLIFLGFFALVLLLGSLLNCLVFLCTLLSSALTMSMIEVAKTDMLALRNIVTHEWTSSSLPLLISTSGVGIYMYKDSRETNTATRKDAMKISMFQVLDFKSMDNFPPLSPEGADSFRVYHSPVQCPTCHIKHEPQY from the exons atggAGGCGACAGTCTCTGCTCAGGAAGCCGGATCCAGGAGGCTGCTCTGcggctgctgcctctcagtctcCGGGGCTCTCTACGTGCTCTGTTCCGGCTTCTCCGAGTTCTTCAACGGCGTCTTCATCAATCAATATCGCTTCAACTTGCCCGCTTTCATCGCTCTCTGTCAG GCGCTGCTGACTATTGTGGTGCTGCAGTTATTGAGGCAAGCCAGACTGTTGAAGATCAAGCCTTATTTACTAGAGAGTGGAGAGATCTTCCTGCTCCCTTCCATTTGCTTTAGTTTCCATTCAGTCCTAACCCTGTGGGCTATGAGCAGCTCCAATTCCAGTGTCTTCACATTCATCGGGCGGTTTACACCCTTGGCCACCTTGACATTCATGGAAATATTCAACTTGAAAAAGAGAACCTCCTTCAGCAGTGCTTTTCTGGTGCTCATGGTCACTTCTTGCACCGTTTTTGCAG GTTTTCAGAACTTCACTGATGAAGTTATTGTGTACGTATACGGACTGTTAAACCTCATGTTCAAGAGTACTTACCTCACTTTgatccaaaagcttggtcaagacCACAAGATGTCAGTGTTGGATGTCTATTACACCTGCACCATTAACAGCTGTCCGCTGCTGTTTGTGTACTGCCTGCTCCACCCGGATACTCCTCAGATTCTTCCTTCAGGCAGCTGGTCCAGTTTGATCTTTTTGGGCTTCTTTGCCTTGGTGTTACTCCTGGGGTCTTTGCTGAACTGCCTCGTTTTCCTGTGCACCTTGCTGAGCTCGGCACTGACAATGAGCATGATCGAGGTGGCCAAGACGGACATGTTGGCACTGAGGAACATTGTCACACATGAATGGACTTCCTCCTCACTCCCACTTCTCATCAGTACCAGTGGAGTAGGCATCTATATGTACAAAGACTCTAGAGAGACAAATACAGCAACAAGGAAAGATGCAATGAAAATCAGTATGTTCCAAGTATTGGACTTTAAGTCAATGGATAACTTTCCTCCTTTGTCACCTGAGGGTGCTGATTCATTCCGTGTCTACCATTCTCCAGTACAATGTCCAACTTGTCATATAAAACATGAACCTCAGTACTGA